A genomic stretch from Halopiger aswanensis includes:
- a CDS encoding PAS domain S-box protein — MGSSSTDADHSAQLRRQEAIADLSQQALETGAAAIDQLLDDVTTAVAAALDLEYCTIVESQADGTGAVYRAEGGLETDRIGATVTADRLAQIERALRADGPVVNEFPADGGVPTPLADRGVIDSAAVRIGPRDDPCGVLNAYATDRRAFTEDELAFLERVAAVLASAVENADARRDLERTERRFEAIFEDPNILVGLLEPDGTVIDINGTAMEYVAADLEDVTGEPFWETPWWGEGDDVRDDVREWTERAAAGEYVTFEADLTRPSGEQYTLEGAFRPVTDDDGNVTSVIVSDRDVTVREERERRLSTLMDNVPGMVYRCENERGWPMEFVSDACEDLTGYDPGALERDEVSWGEDVMVQADREKLWQTVQRETVSDEDGHTFSETYRIETADGERRWVRDYGRGLFNEDGDLVAVEGIIADITERKRLEAELAESEQRYRTLVEHFPNGAVALVDEDLTYRTVGGSPTDTAGVTADEVEGKTVSEAVPQPLADELVPRYERALEGESSAFETAIDGRVFDFHVVPVRDDDGEVFAALGMSQDVTERYEYERELEDAKSRLEAATEAGAVGTWEWHVPEDRMVVGETFAETFGVDPESARDGVPLDRFLEAVHEDDRDRVERKIEAALESCGEYEAEYRVRNADGEIRWVVARGRVECDADGDPVRFPGAVTDITERKRAQLQLERTTDQLETLFDVLPVGVIVADGDGEILQANDTAEEIWGGTALDARSVEEYEKYPVWWADSGERAAPEELTLARVLDGEEVTDPDIFEIETDDGERRIIRAEGMPIRNDRGEVIRGVATITDITERREYRRKLEESEQRYRTLIDNFPNGAVALFDEDLRYRIVGGTAFEEIGDAAETIVGKTVHERYPPELATRLETAFEDALEGEASSLEIAFYDRDWMTHTVPVTDDDGEIFGGMVMVQDITERKEREQKLRERERRLEQYKEYTDAILDAIDDVFYVVDEKGELQRWNRSVAEVTGYADEEIDAMSPTELIAPDDHEALFEAIRDGFETGSTSAELTVRTADGEHVPFEFNASRLADPWGNTVLAGIGRDITERLERQRRLEESERRYRTLAQHFPNGAVGVYDRDLAYTLAAGEELGATLPPADRLEGNLMPDIFPEHTVGDLEPVFRAAVEDGETTSTETTFGGRHWRVWATPLRDADGEIFAGLSFAQDVTEQVERQRHLERYETIVEEVNDGVYVVDEDGRFTTVNETYADMVGYDPDDLIGEHVSLVVDDEVADRVSDLEETVAGDAEWPTVEADLRTADGDTVPVEASFAMLPEDGGEWHRVGIVRDISDRKERERQLEESERRYRTLIENFPDGAVGLFDENLTYTVAGGQLLGEAGVQPDDRVGNSVYDTYPDEVVEEIEPYYRAALEGESNTFDVEFYGRQLHAHTLPVRNADGDIYAGMVVVQDVTERREYERKLEQSNERLERFAYAASHDLQEPLRMVTSYLQLLENRYAEAFDEDGQEFLAFAVDGADRMRDMIDGLLEYSRVETRGDSFEPADLNAVVDEVLADLQFRIEETDAEISVADLPELEADASQLRQVFQNLLSNALTYSGDEPPRVHVSADRRGDEWVLSVEDDGIGIDPADQDRVFTIFDRLHSRAEYDGTGIGLALCERIVERHGGEIWVDSEPGEGSTFSFTLPASRD; from the coding sequence ATGGGATCGTCGTCCACCGACGCGGACCACAGCGCGCAACTTCGTCGTCAGGAAGCGATCGCGGATCTGAGTCAGCAGGCGCTCGAGACGGGAGCGGCGGCTATCGACCAGTTGTTGGACGACGTGACGACCGCCGTCGCGGCGGCGCTCGACCTCGAGTACTGTACGATCGTCGAGAGCCAGGCCGACGGGACCGGCGCCGTCTACAGGGCCGAAGGCGGCCTCGAGACCGACCGCATCGGTGCGACGGTGACCGCAGACCGGTTGGCGCAGATCGAACGCGCCCTTCGCGCCGACGGACCGGTCGTCAACGAGTTTCCCGCAGACGGGGGTGTCCCGACGCCGCTGGCCGATCGCGGCGTCATCGACAGCGCTGCCGTGCGGATCGGGCCGCGCGACGATCCGTGCGGCGTCCTGAACGCGTACGCGACCGATCGCCGCGCGTTCACCGAGGACGAGCTGGCCTTCCTCGAGCGGGTCGCAGCCGTCCTCGCGTCGGCGGTCGAAAACGCCGACGCGAGGCGCGACCTCGAGCGGACGGAGCGACGGTTCGAGGCGATCTTCGAGGACCCGAACATCCTCGTCGGCCTGCTCGAGCCCGACGGGACGGTGATCGACATCAACGGGACGGCGATGGAGTACGTCGCGGCGGACCTCGAGGACGTGACCGGCGAGCCGTTCTGGGAGACGCCGTGGTGGGGCGAGGGCGACGACGTTCGAGACGACGTCCGGGAGTGGACCGAGCGAGCAGCGGCCGGCGAGTACGTGACTTTCGAGGCCGATCTCACCCGTCCGAGCGGGGAGCAGTACACGCTCGAGGGCGCGTTCCGTCCGGTTACGGACGACGACGGAAACGTGACGTCGGTCATCGTCTCGGACCGCGACGTCACCGTACGCGAGGAGCGCGAGCGCCGGCTGTCGACGCTGATGGACAACGTCCCGGGGATGGTCTACCGCTGCGAGAACGAGCGGGGGTGGCCGATGGAATTCGTCAGCGACGCTTGCGAGGATCTGACCGGCTACGACCCCGGGGCCCTCGAGCGCGACGAGGTTAGCTGGGGCGAAGACGTGATGGTGCAGGCGGACCGCGAGAAGCTGTGGCAGACGGTCCAGCGCGAGACCGTCTCGGACGAGGATGGTCACACGTTCTCCGAGACCTACCGCATCGAGACGGCCGACGGAGAACGACGCTGGGTCAGAGACTACGGGCGGGGACTCTTCAACGAAGACGGCGACCTCGTCGCCGTCGAAGGGATTATCGCGGACATCACCGAGCGCAAGCGCCTCGAAGCCGAACTCGCGGAGAGCGAGCAGCGCTACCGCACGCTGGTCGAGCACTTCCCGAACGGCGCGGTCGCGCTCGTCGACGAGGATCTGACCTACCGGACGGTCGGCGGCAGCCCGACCGACACGGCCGGCGTCACGGCCGACGAGGTCGAAGGAAAAACGGTTTCCGAGGCCGTGCCGCAGCCGCTCGCCGACGAACTCGTCCCCCGCTACGAGCGCGCCCTCGAGGGCGAGTCGAGCGCGTTCGAGACGGCGATCGACGGCCGCGTCTTTGACTTTCACGTCGTCCCGGTTCGGGACGACGACGGCGAGGTGTTCGCCGCGCTCGGCATGTCCCAGGACGTCACCGAGCGCTACGAGTACGAGCGGGAGCTCGAGGACGCCAAATCGCGACTCGAGGCGGCGACCGAAGCCGGGGCCGTCGGAACCTGGGAGTGGCACGTTCCCGAGGACCGGATGGTCGTCGGCGAGACGTTCGCCGAGACGTTCGGGGTCGATCCCGAGTCGGCCCGCGACGGCGTCCCGCTCGATCGGTTCCTCGAGGCGGTCCACGAGGACGACCGCGATCGAGTCGAACGGAAGATCGAAGCGGCCCTCGAGTCCTGCGGCGAGTACGAGGCCGAGTACCGCGTCCGCAACGCCGACGGCGAGATCCGCTGGGTGGTGGCCCGCGGTCGCGTCGAGTGCGACGCGGACGGCGACCCCGTCCGGTTCCCGGGTGCGGTCACCGACATCACGGAACGGAAGCGCGCGCAACTGCAACTCGAGCGGACGACCGACCAGCTCGAGACGCTGTTCGACGTCCTCCCCGTCGGCGTCATCGTCGCCGACGGCGACGGTGAGATACTGCAGGCCAACGACACCGCCGAGGAGATCTGGGGCGGCACCGCGTTGGACGCCCGCTCCGTCGAGGAGTACGAGAAGTACCCGGTCTGGTGGGCCGACTCGGGCGAGCGGGCCGCGCCCGAGGAGTTGACCCTCGCGCGGGTGCTCGACGGCGAGGAGGTGACCGACCCCGACATCTTCGAGATCGAGACCGACGACGGCGAGCGCCGGATCATTCGGGCGGAAGGAATGCCGATCCGGAACGACCGCGGGGAGGTGATCCGCGGCGTCGCCACCATCACCGACATCACCGAGCGCCGGGAGTACCGGCGCAAACTCGAGGAGAGCGAGCAGCGCTACCGGACGCTGATTGACAACTTCCCCAACGGCGCCGTGGCCCTGTTCGACGAGGACCTGCGTTACCGGATCGTCGGCGGCACCGCCTTCGAAGAGATCGGCGACGCCGCGGAGACGATCGTCGGCAAGACCGTCCACGAGCGGTACCCCCCAGAGCTGGCCACTCGGCTGGAGACGGCGTTCGAGGACGCGCTCGAGGGCGAGGCCAGTTCCTTGGAGATCGCGTTCTACGACCGCGACTGGATGACCCACACGGTCCCCGTCACGGACGACGACGGCGAGATCTTCGGCGGGATGGTGATGGTCCAAGACATCACCGAGCGCAAGGAACGCGAGCAGAAACTCCGCGAACGGGAGCGCCGGCTCGAGCAGTACAAGGAGTACACCGACGCGATTCTGGACGCGATCGACGACGTGTTCTACGTCGTCGACGAAAAGGGCGAGCTCCAGCGGTGGAACCGGAGCGTGGCCGAGGTGACCGGCTACGCGGACGAAGAGATCGACGCGATGTCGCCGACGGAATTAATCGCGCCTGACGATCACGAGGCCCTGTTTGAGGCGATCCGGGACGGCTTCGAGACGGGTTCGACCAGCGCGGAACTGACGGTCCGGACCGCCGACGGCGAACACGTCCCCTTCGAGTTCAACGCCTCGCGGCTTGCGGATCCGTGGGGGAACACCGTCCTCGCGGGCATCGGACGCGACATCACCGAGCGGCTCGAGCGCCAGCGCCGACTCGAGGAGAGCGAGCGGCGCTACCGGACGCTGGCTCAGCACTTCCCCAACGGCGCCGTCGGCGTCTACGACCGCGATCTCGCGTATACGCTCGCGGCAGGCGAGGAACTCGGCGCGACGCTCCCGCCCGCGGATCGGCTCGAGGGGAACCTGATGCCCGACATCTTCCCCGAGCACACGGTCGGGGACCTCGAGCCGGTGTTTCGGGCGGCCGTCGAAGACGGCGAGACCACCAGTACGGAGACAACGTTCGGCGGCCGCCACTGGCGCGTCTGGGCGACGCCGCTGCGCGACGCCGACGGCGAGATCTTCGCCGGATTGAGTTTCGCGCAGGATGTCACCGAGCAGGTCGAGCGCCAGCGCCACCTCGAGCGGTACGAGACGATCGTCGAGGAAGTTAACGACGGCGTCTACGTGGTCGACGAGGACGGCCGCTTCACGACGGTCAACGAGACGTACGCTGACATGGTCGGCTACGACCCCGACGACCTGATCGGCGAACACGTCTCGCTCGTCGTCGACGACGAGGTGGCCGACCGCGTCAGCGACCTCGAGGAGACCGTCGCCGGCGACGCCGAGTGGCCGACGGTCGAGGCCGATCTGCGGACCGCCGACGGCGACACCGTCCCCGTCGAGGCGAGCTTCGCGATGTTGCCCGAGGACGGCGGCGAGTGGCACCGAGTCGGCATCGTCCGAGACATCAGCGACCGGAAGGAGCGGGAACGCCAGCTCGAGGAGTCCGAGCGGCGCTACCGAACGCTGATCGAGAACTTCCCGGACGGCGCGGTCGGGCTGTTCGACGAGAATCTCACGTACACGGTCGCGGGCGGCCAGCTGCTCGGCGAAGCTGGCGTTCAGCCGGACGACCGCGTCGGAAATAGCGTGTACGACACCTACCCGGACGAGGTCGTCGAGGAAATCGAACCCTACTACCGGGCCGCGCTCGAGGGCGAATCCAACACCTTCGACGTCGAGTTCTACGGGCGACAGCTCCACGCGCACACCCTGCCCGTCAGGAACGCCGACGGCGACATCTACGCCGGCATGGTCGTCGTGCAGGACGTCACCGAGCGCCGCGAGTACGAGCGGAAACTCGAGCAGTCCAACGAGCGCCTCGAGCGGTTCGCCTACGCGGCCTCCCACGACCTCCAGGAGCCCCTGCGGATGGTCACGAGCTACCTCCAACTCCTCGAGAACCGCTACGCCGAGGCCTTCGACGAGGACGGCCAGGAGTTCCTCGCGTTCGCGGTCGACGGCGCCGACCGCATGCGCGACATGATCGACGGGCTGCTCGAATATTCGCGGGTCGAGACGCGCGGCGATTCGTTCGAGCCGGCGGACCTGAACGCGGTCGTCGACGAGGTATTGGCGGATCTGCAGTTCCGCATCGAGGAGACCGACGCCGAGATCTCGGTCGCGGACCTTCCGGAACTCGAGGCCGACGCGAGCCAGCTCCGGCAGGTGTTCCAGAACCTGCTCTCGAACGCGCTCACCTACAGCGGCGACGAGCCGCCCCGGGTGCACGTCAGTGCCGACCGGCGCGGCGACGAGTGGGTGCTCTCGGTCGAAGACGACGGGATCGGCATCGATCCAGCCGATCAGGATCGGGTGTTCACGATCTTCGACCGGCTCCACAGCCGCGCGGAGTACGACGGCACCGGGATCGGGCTGGCGCTGTGTGAGCGCATCGTCGAGCGCCACGGTGGCGAGATCTGGGTCGACTCCGAACCCGGCGAGGGCTCGACGTTTTCGTTTACGCTCCCTGCGTCTCGCGACTGA
- a CDS encoding peptidylprolyl isomerase: MGDLTATLHTSKGDIDVELYDERAPRTVENFVGLATGERTWTDPETGEEVDGEPLYDDVLFHRIIEDFMIQTGDPTGTGRGGPGYQFDDEFHDELRHDDAGILSMANSGPNTNGSQFFITLDAQPHLDDRHAVFGKVTDGMDVVREIGSVSTDANDRPQEDVLLESVTVHDE; this comes from the coding sequence ATGGGAGACCTTACTGCAACCCTGCACACGAGCAAGGGCGACATCGACGTCGAACTGTACGACGAGCGCGCACCCCGCACCGTCGAGAACTTCGTCGGGCTCGCGACCGGCGAGCGGACCTGGACCGATCCCGAAACGGGCGAGGAAGTCGACGGCGAGCCGCTGTACGACGACGTGCTCTTCCACCGGATCATCGAGGACTTCATGATCCAGACCGGCGACCCGACCGGCACCGGACGGGGCGGCCCCGGCTACCAGTTCGACGACGAGTTCCACGACGAACTGCGCCACGACGACGCGGGCATCCTCTCGATGGCCAACTCCGGCCCGAACACCAACGGCTCGCAGTTCTTCATCACGCTCGACGCCCAGCCTCACCTCGACGACCGCCACGCCGTCTTCGGCAAGGTCACCGACGGGATGGACGTCGTCCGCGAGATCGGCAGCGTCTCGACCGACGCCAACGACCGGCCGCAGGAGGACGTGCTCCTCGAGTCGGTTACCGTCCACGACGAGTAA
- a CDS encoding oxidoreductase: MGWTADDIPDQSGRTFVITGANSGIGLEATRELARSGGAVVMACRSVERGEDAADDVREAVPDADLRVEELDLADLESIRAFADRLKDDATIDVLINNAGVMAIPRSETADGFETQFGVNHLGHFALTGLLLDRLATGDEGGDDDGDARVVTVSSGVHEQGEIDFEDLQSERTYDKWDAYAQSKLANVLFAYELERRFLTGDISAKSIAVHPGYANTGLQTRGPEQSGDRLRKAAMQLMNTLFAQPAEMGALPTLYAATSPEAEGGAYYGPGGFMNMRGTPERQASSDRSYNEETARRLWAVSEELTDVTYDLPRPKNHADLEEAVATS; this comes from the coding sequence ATGGGCTGGACGGCCGACGACATCCCCGATCAGAGCGGACGCACCTTCGTCATCACCGGCGCGAACAGCGGCATCGGCCTCGAGGCGACCCGCGAACTCGCGCGCAGCGGCGGCGCCGTCGTCATGGCGTGTCGGAGCGTCGAGCGCGGCGAGGACGCGGCCGACGACGTTCGGGAGGCCGTTCCCGACGCCGACCTCCGCGTCGAGGAACTGGACCTGGCGGACCTCGAATCGATCCGGGCGTTCGCGGATCGCCTGAAAGACGACGCGACGATCGACGTGCTGATCAACAACGCCGGCGTGATGGCGATTCCGCGCAGCGAAACCGCAGACGGGTTCGAGACGCAGTTCGGCGTCAACCACCTCGGCCACTTCGCGCTCACGGGACTGTTGCTCGACCGGCTCGCCACCGGCGACGAGGGCGGGGACGACGACGGCGACGCCCGCGTCGTCACCGTCTCGAGCGGCGTCCACGAGCAGGGCGAGATCGACTTCGAGGACCTCCAAAGCGAGCGGACCTACGACAAGTGGGACGCCTACGCGCAGTCGAAGCTGGCGAACGTCCTGTTCGCGTACGAACTCGAGCGGCGGTTCCTCACGGGCGACATTTCTGCCAAGAGCATCGCGGTGCATCCGGGCTACGCGAACACGGGGTTGCAGACCCGCGGTCCCGAGCAGAGCGGCGACCGGCTGCGGAAGGCGGCGATGCAGCTCATGAACACCCTGTTCGCGCAACCGGCCGAGATGGGCGCGCTCCCGACGCTGTACGCTGCAACGTCGCCCGAGGCCGAGGGCGGCGCGTACTACGGCCCCGGCGGCTTCATGAACATGCGCGGGACGCCCGAGCGGCAGGCCTCTTCCGACCGGTCCTACAACGAGGAGACCGCCCGCCGGCTGTGGGCCGTCTCCGAGGAGCTGACCGACGTTACCTACGACCTGCCCCGGCCGAAGAACCACGCGGATCTCGAGGAAGCGGTCGCGACGTCGTAG
- a CDS encoding succinylglutamate desuccinylase/aspartoacylase family protein: MGTGTHTSETVTLARLPSGVELTTTVHTYRGDESADEPTDDPAPTLYVQAAQHGREVNGTEVLRRFHDRLPLESLSGTVVAVPVANPLTFDRVSYTTPEIIDSVNPNMNRVWPGDADGSLHQRMAARLWEYAGRADAIVDLHTGSPDMHPHVVFREGDARSRRLAEAFGTALLLGEQADDDADDEWHRRNFAGKLRVAASNESIPSITPELAHNKQILDDVVESGVDGLLDVLRHLEMLPGDVPDREQTLARNHLGQVSAADSGLFRPQPSLEVGDRVMEGTVLGTVYNPTTYEPLQEAVADRDGILYALTREATVVAGDQLASVALVREA, from the coding sequence ATGGGAACCGGGACGCACACGTCCGAGACGGTGACGCTCGCGCGACTCCCCTCCGGCGTCGAACTCACGACGACGGTCCACACCTACCGCGGCGACGAATCGGCCGACGAACCGACCGACGACCCGGCGCCGACCCTCTACGTCCAGGCCGCCCAGCACGGCCGCGAAGTCAACGGCACCGAGGTCCTCCGGCGCTTTCACGACCGCCTCCCGCTCGAGTCCCTGTCGGGAACCGTCGTCGCGGTCCCCGTCGCGAACCCGCTCACCTTCGATCGCGTCTCCTACACGACGCCCGAGATCATCGACAGCGTCAACCCCAACATGAACCGGGTTTGGCCCGGCGACGCCGACGGCAGCCTCCACCAGCGCATGGCCGCCCGCCTCTGGGAGTACGCCGGACGGGCCGACGCCATCGTCGACCTCCACACCGGCAGTCCGGACATGCACCCCCACGTCGTCTTCCGCGAGGGCGACGCGCGCTCCCGCCGGCTCGCCGAGGCGTTCGGCACTGCGCTCCTGCTCGGCGAACAGGCGGACGACGACGCCGACGACGAGTGGCACCGCCGGAACTTCGCGGGGAAGCTCCGGGTCGCCGCCTCGAACGAAAGCATCCCCTCGATCACGCCCGAACTCGCCCACAACAAGCAGATCCTCGACGACGTCGTCGAAAGCGGCGTCGACGGGCTGCTCGACGTGCTCCGGCACCTCGAGATGCTCCCCGGCGACGTACCCGACCGCGAGCAGACGCTCGCGCGCAACCACCTCGGGCAGGTCAGCGCCGCCGACTCCGGGCTGTTCCGACCGCAGCCGTCGCTCGAGGTCGGCGATCGAGTGATGGAGGGGACGGTCCTCGGAACGGTGTACAACCCGACGACCTACGAGCCGCTGCAGGAGGCCGTCGCGGACCGCGACGGAATTCTCTACGCCCTCACGCGAGAGGCGACCGTCGTGGCCGGCGACCAGCTGGCGAGCGTCGCGCTGGTTCGCGAGGCGTAG